The following proteins are encoded in a genomic region of Candidatus Methylospira mobilis:
- a CDS encoding caspase family protein, translating to MPFGKFFRPALFDIMRARALLVGINCYPGLGSLDGPENDVSAMEQWLQSAAGGELAPSDITKLTTTVCNSNGRPDNYVRARPIMSQIYEWVDQLIFDGGPQQVDFPLGARLYLFFAGHGYHTTGNTAIFMANAWANNLGEAIPVRALAEYVRSYSLFREVVLIADTCRELISFAPDVFFARKPATNPNAEQVRWFEAYPCQVGSKTKELQFNNKPGGVLTNAFLSGVNGFAARNRDVRCDYLKSYMINAVQQKLGSSPEINCSDQAMLFSIAQAIDRSTRLTVTQKAGASAGQTLLIDGLNNQEIARKDLATGPLQRDVTPGFYFLRRNGCADKPICVAWENTDVEY from the coding sequence ATGCCATTCGGGAAATTCTTTCGTCCGGCGCTTTTTGACATCATGCGGGCGCGCGCGTTACTGGTCGGCATAAACTGCTATCCCGGACTCGGAAGTCTGGACGGCCCCGAGAATGATGTATCCGCCATGGAACAGTGGCTGCAGTCTGCCGCCGGGGGTGAACTCGCCCCGTCGGATATCACCAAACTGACCACTACAGTCTGCAATTCGAACGGACGTCCCGACAACTATGTTCGGGCGCGGCCGATAATGAGTCAGATCTATGAGTGGGTGGATCAGTTGATTTTTGATGGCGGTCCACAGCAAGTGGATTTTCCGCTCGGAGCCCGTTTGTATCTGTTTTTTGCCGGCCACGGATACCATACAACCGGAAATACAGCGATTTTCATGGCCAATGCCTGGGCCAACAACCTCGGGGAAGCGATTCCAGTGCGGGCGCTGGCCGAGTACGTGCGCAGCTATTCATTATTCAGAGAGGTGGTTCTGATTGCGGACACCTGCCGCGAACTGATCAGCTTTGCACCCGACGTATTTTTTGCCCGTAAACCCGCAACCAATCCCAATGCGGAACAAGTACGCTGGTTCGAAGCCTATCCCTGCCAGGTTGGAAGCAAAACCAAAGAGCTGCAGTTCAACAATAAACCCGGCGGCGTGTTAACAAATGCATTTTTATCGGGGGTTAATGGATTTGCTGCAAGAAACAGGGATGTCCGCTGCGATTATCTCAAGTCGTATATGATTAATGCCGTTCAACAAAAGCTGGGGAGTTCGCCCGAGATCAATTGCAGCGACCAGGCCATGCTGTTTTCTATCGCTCAGGCAATCGATCGCAGCACCCGTTTAACCGTAACACAAAAGGCAGGCGCATCGGCTGGACAGACATTACTGATCGATGGTTTAAACAATCAGGAAATCGCACGAAAGGATTTGGCAACCGGGCCATTGCAGCGGGATGTGACCCCCGGTTTTTATTTTCTGCGCCGCAACGGCTGCGCTGATAAACCGATTTGCGTCGCCTGGGAAAATACCGATGTCGAATACTGA